One genomic region from Balaenoptera acutorostrata chromosome 1, mBalAcu1.1, whole genome shotgun sequence encodes:
- the LOC103013262 gene encoding lactosylceramide 4-alpha-galactosyltransferase-like has translation MTSRPPDCLLRLLRGGPRQRVCTLFIIGFKFTFLVSVMVYWHIVGEPGGQGQFSNLPADIPCPHLVPHTPSSGTPPPGNIFFLETSDRTDPNFLFMCSVESAARAQPESRVVVLTKGLPGGNASLPRQLGLSLLGCFPNVQMLPLDLQELFRDTALAGWYAALQWRWEPYVLPVLSDASRTALMWKFGGIYLDTDFIVLKSLGNLTNALGTQSRYVPNGAFLAFKRHHEFVALCMRDFVAHYNSWIWGHQGPQLLTRVFKKWCSIRSLGESRACRGVTTLPYEAFYPIPWQNWKKYFEDVSPEELSRLLNATYAVHVWNKKSQGTRFKATSRALLAQLHARYCPTTHKAMKLYL, from the coding sequence ATGACGTCCAGGCCCCCCGACTGCCTGCTGAGGCTGCTCCGGGGTGGCCCGAGGCAGCGGGTCTGCACCCTGTTCATCATCGGCTTCAAGTTCACGTTTCTGGTCTCCGTCATGGTCTACTGGCACATTGTGGGAGAGCCCGGGGGCCAAGGGCAGTTCTCTAACCTGCCTGCTGACATACCCTGCCCGCACTTGGTCCCCCACACACCGTCCTCCGGCACCCCACCTCCCGGTAACATCTTCTTCCTGGAGACTTCTGACCGGACGGACCCCAACTTCCTGTTCATGTGCTCAGTGGAGTCAGCAGCCAGGGCCCAGCCTGAGTCCCGGGTGGTGGTCCTGACGAAGGGGCTGCCGGGCGGGAACGCCTCCCTGCCCCGGCAACTGGGCCTCTCGCTTCTGGGCTGCTTCCCCAATGTCCAGATGCTCCCGCTGGACCTGCAGGAGCTGTTTCGGGACACAGCCCTGGCAGGCTGGTACGCGGCCCTGCAGTGGCGGTGGGAGCCCTACGTGCTGCCCGTGCTCTCCGATGCCTCCAGGACTGCGCTCATGTGGAAGTTCGGAGGCATCTACCTGGACACGGACTTCATCGTCCTCAAGAGCCTGGGGAACCTGACCAACGCGCTGGGCACCCAGTCCCGCTATGTCCCCAACGGCGCCTTCCTGGCCTTCAAGCGCCACCACGAGTTCGTGGCGCTGTGCATGCGTGACTTCGTGGCCCACTACAACAGCTGGATCTGGGGCCACCAGGGCCCGCAGCTGCTCACGCGGgtcttcaagaagtggtgctccATCCGCAGCCTGGGCGAGAGCCGCGCCTGCCGCGGCGTCACCACCCTGCCCTACGAGGCGTTCTACCCCATCCCCTGGCAGAACTGGAAGAAGTACTTCGAAGACGTCAGCCCCGAGGAGCTGTCCCGGCTGCTCAACGCCACCTATGCTGTCCACGTGTGGAACAAGAAGAGCCAGGGCACGCGCTTCAAGGCCACGTCCAGGGCACTGCTGGCCCAGCTCCACGCCCGCTACTGCCCCACGACGCACAAGGCCATGAAGCTTTACTTGTGA